One region of Jonesiaceae bacterium BS-20 genomic DNA includes:
- a CDS encoding YggT family protein yields the protein MIIWAFLSFLCSLFLVVLIGRAVLSWVQMFARQWRPTGFVLVLAEIVYTVTDPPVKFIAKIIPPVRLGGISLDVGFIILFVTVSVLSNIFLQLSLS from the coding sequence GTGATCATCTGGGCATTCCTATCGTTCCTGTGTTCGCTGTTCTTGGTAGTTCTGATTGGCCGTGCAGTTCTTAGTTGGGTACAGATGTTCGCCCGGCAATGGCGGCCCACCGGATTTGTTTTGGTTTTGGCAGAAATTGTCTACACTGTGACAGATCCGCCAGTGAAGTTCATTGCTAAGATTATTCCGCCGGTTCGTTTAGGTGGAATTTCCTTGGACGTGGGGTTCATAATATTATTCGTAACCGTGTCGGTTCTCAGTAACATTTTTCTGCAGTTAAGTTTAAGTTGA
- the sepF gene encoding cell division protein SepF gives MAGAIRKTMQYLGIAEDTGQGKYDEYEEYEEYEEAPEHVDESVGAQVTPINRSRFQHEPMAAQEHDLRRITTVHPRSYNDARVIGEAFRAGTPVIMNLSDMDDADAKRLVDFSAGLIFGLRGNIERVTSKVFLLSPESVEITGEANESALQGGSPSFYNQS, from the coding sequence ATGGCGGGAGCGATTCGCAAGACAATGCAGTATCTAGGCATTGCGGAAGACACCGGCCAGGGCAAGTATGACGAGTACGAAGAGTACGAGGAATACGAAGAGGCCCCGGAACACGTTGATGAAAGCGTTGGTGCGCAAGTAACTCCAATCAATCGGTCACGGTTTCAACATGAACCAATGGCCGCTCAGGAACACGACCTACGTCGTATTACTACCGTGCACCCACGTTCTTACAACGACGCTCGCGTTATTGGAGAAGCGTTCCGTGCCGGAACCCCGGTAATTATGAACCTGTCCGACATGGATGACGCCGACGCCAAGCGTTTGGTTGACTTTTCAGCAGGTCTGATTTTCGGGCTTCGTGGCAATATTGAGCGGGTAACATCCAAGGTGTTCTTGCTTTCTCCCGAAAGCGTTGAGATCACCGGTGAAGCAAATGAGTCCGCCTTGCAAGGTGGCTCCCCAAGTTTTTATAACCAGAGCTAA
- the ftsZ gene encoding cell division protein FtsZ — MTTPQNYLAVIKVVGIGGGGVNAVNRMIEVGLKGVEFIAINTDAQALLMSDADVKLDVGRELTRGLGAGADPEVGKKAAEDHEEEIQEVLRGADMVFVTAGEGGGTGTGGAPVVARIARSMGALTVGVVTRPFSFEGRRRSNQADAGIEALRAEVDTLIVIPNDRLLSMADRSVSALDAFHSADQVLLSGVQGITDLITTPGLINLDFADVKSVMQGAGSALMGIGSARGEDRAVQAAEFAISSPLLEASIDGAYGVLISIQGGSDLGLQEINEAARLVHEAAHAEANIIFGTVIDDALGDEVRVTVIAAGFDGGNPQPRNDMRGYAAPAASAPARQVGQTTRREEEPPPVTSGMRAMNRPIVPLEEPQEPLPAVIPDNRYATPAQEVPVPQFINQHSQEDVSTQSALEVPRIFEEAPVARREIDDLDVPDFLK, encoded by the coding sequence GTGACGACTCCGCAGAACTACCTGGCAGTGATCAAGGTGGTGGGTATCGGTGGTGGTGGTGTAAACGCCGTCAACCGCATGATTGAGGTTGGTCTCAAGGGTGTTGAATTCATCGCGATTAACACCGACGCCCAAGCACTTTTGATGTCCGATGCAGATGTAAAGCTTGATGTAGGCAGGGAACTGACCCGAGGCCTTGGCGCTGGCGCGGACCCCGAGGTTGGTAAGAAGGCCGCCGAGGACCACGAAGAAGAGATTCAAGAGGTCCTGCGCGGCGCAGACATGGTGTTTGTGACCGCGGGTGAAGGCGGTGGCACCGGAACCGGTGGCGCCCCGGTTGTGGCCCGTATTGCGCGTTCCATGGGTGCGCTAACGGTTGGGGTAGTTACCCGTCCGTTTTCATTCGAAGGGCGTCGCCGCTCCAACCAAGCCGACGCTGGAATTGAAGCGCTGCGTGCTGAAGTAGACACGCTTATTGTGATCCCGAACGACCGCCTGCTGTCTATGGCCGACCGTTCGGTTTCCGCGCTTGATGCGTTCCACTCCGCGGATCAGGTGTTGTTGTCCGGTGTCCAAGGCATCACCGACCTCATCACCACACCGGGACTGATCAACCTTGACTTCGCCGACGTGAAGTCGGTTATGCAAGGTGCTGGTTCCGCTCTCATGGGAATTGGATCCGCCCGCGGTGAAGACCGCGCGGTCCAGGCAGCCGAATTCGCAATCTCTTCGCCACTGCTGGAAGCCTCGATCGATGGGGCATACGGCGTACTGATCTCGATCCAAGGTGGCTCGGACCTAGGCCTGCAAGAAATTAACGAGGCCGCGCGCCTCGTACACGAGGCCGCTCACGCTGAAGCGAACATCATTTTTGGAACCGTTATTGATGATGCGCTCGGTGATGAGGTCCGCGTGACCGTGATCGCCGCGGGCTTCGATGGAGGCAATCCACAACCTCGTAACGACATGCGTGGGTACGCAGCCCCGGCTGCATCGGCGCCTGCTCGTCAGGTGGGACAAACTACCCGCCGGGAAGAGGAGCCGCCGCCAGTGACCTCCGGTATGCGCGCTATGAACCGTCCGATTGTGCCGCTTGAAGAGCCACAGGAGCCGCTGCCGGCTGTTATTCCGGATAACCGGTACGCAACGCCTGCTCAAGAGGTTCCGGTGCCACAGTTCATCAACCAGCACTCCCAAGAGGATGTTTCGACGCAAAGCGCGTTGGAAGTGCCTCGCATTTTCGAAGAGGCTCCGGTAGCACGGCGCGAGATCGATGATCTCGATGTGCCGGACTTCCTGAAGTAA
- the murC gene encoding UDP-N-acetylmuramate--L-alanine ligase, whose amino-acid sequence MSLTFAPITDPNLRVNDLGAVYFIGIGGAGMSVIARMYHGAGVQVAGADAAANEVTAALSSLGVQVYQGHTQEQVHEAQTVVVSSAVRESNPELTYARAHGLRILHRSQALALLMRDRRAVAVAGAHGKTSTSAMIAVGAQELGLDPSYAIGGSVITAAGPLPGGKLGLSDVLIAEADESDGTFLNYEPFIAVVTNVEADHLDHYGSVENFERAFISFASNIVPGGTLVACADDPGAMRTAQGYRAAGGTVITYGQSAKADVQITDFIQAPGHVGVTCRVHLGELSNGTTVTMDLAVPGRHNALNATAALSVLVLLGGDPDRSATALGQFLGTGRRFELRGTVADIQVIDDYAHHPTEVEALLAAARVAAGTGRVLTLFQPHLFSRTKTFTTKFAQALDAGDHTVLTSIYAAREDDDPTVSAEDIAKQMTAPVDYVEQRIEAARRIAQLAEPGDLILTVGAGDVTELGAVILAELEATGTQQPQLKETGSTGQSAGTPPRTVELGE is encoded by the coding sequence ATGAGTCTCACGTTTGCCCCTATCACGGACCCAAATTTGCGCGTCAATGACCTGGGAGCCGTCTATTTTATTGGCATTGGCGGCGCGGGTATGTCCGTCATCGCACGGATGTACCACGGCGCGGGTGTCCAAGTAGCCGGAGCCGACGCAGCCGCTAATGAGGTTACTGCGGCGCTGAGCAGCTTGGGCGTGCAGGTCTATCAAGGCCATACGCAGGAGCAAGTGCATGAAGCTCAGACGGTGGTGGTTTCGTCCGCCGTCCGTGAGTCTAATCCGGAATTAACCTACGCGCGGGCTCATGGTCTCAGAATCTTGCACCGTTCGCAGGCCTTGGCGCTGCTCATGCGTGATCGCCGTGCGGTTGCGGTTGCTGGTGCCCACGGAAAAACTTCGACCTCGGCCATGATCGCCGTAGGTGCCCAAGAGTTAGGCCTCGACCCCAGCTATGCGATTGGGGGCTCCGTCATCACGGCTGCGGGCCCACTTCCCGGAGGCAAACTTGGGCTCAGCGATGTGCTGATTGCGGAAGCTGATGAATCCGATGGCACCTTCTTGAACTACGAACCGTTCATTGCGGTCGTAACCAATGTTGAGGCGGATCACCTAGATCATTACGGTAGCGTCGAGAATTTTGAACGGGCGTTTATCTCCTTTGCCAGCAACATTGTCCCGGGCGGAACCCTGGTAGCTTGCGCGGATGATCCCGGTGCCATGCGTACCGCTCAGGGGTACCGTGCGGCAGGTGGCACAGTGATAACCTACGGCCAGTCCGCCAAGGCAGATGTCCAGATTACTGATTTTATCCAGGCCCCAGGCCACGTTGGGGTTACCTGCAGGGTGCATCTGGGTGAGCTCTCTAACGGAACCACCGTCACCATGGATTTGGCCGTTCCGGGGCGCCACAATGCTCTGAATGCGACCGCGGCGCTGAGCGTACTTGTCCTGCTTGGGGGAGACCCCGACCGGTCCGCAACTGCGTTGGGTCAGTTTTTGGGAACCGGTCGCAGGTTTGAATTGCGCGGAACCGTGGCGGATATTCAAGTTATCGATGATTATGCCCACCACCCAACAGAAGTAGAGGCACTCCTTGCCGCGGCTCGTGTTGCTGCCGGGACCGGCCGGGTCTTGACGCTGTTCCAACCGCACCTGTTCTCGCGCACCAAGACCTTCACCACGAAGTTTGCTCAAGCGCTCGATGCGGGTGATCACACCGTGTTGACCAGCATCTACGCCGCGCGTGAAGACGATGATCCGACTGTTTCCGCGGAAGATATTGCTAAGCAGATGACCGCGCCGGTGGACTACGTGGAACAGCGAATCGAAGCAGCGCGAAGAATCGCGCAACTCGCTGAGCCCGGCGACCTTATCTTGACGGTCGGAGCCGGCGACGTCACAGAGTTAGGCGCAGTTATTTTGGCCGAACTCGAAGCTACCGGCACGCAGCAGCCACAATTGAAGGAGACTGGCTCAACGGGGCAGTCCGCTGGGACACCACCGCGTACAGTCGAGCTGGGGGAGTAG
- the murG gene encoding undecaprenyldiphospho-muramoylpentapeptide beta-N-acetylglucosaminyltransferase → MSKSILLAGGGTAGHVNPLLAVADQIRATYPDAVIRVLGTKEGLESDLVPARGFDLDLVPRVPMPRKPSPAWFTLPKNLNAAVRAARETMVTYETDVVIGFGGYVSTPAYLAARKLGVPVVIQEQNARPGLANRLGARWASAISTTFAQTALKGAQVTGLPLRHEIADLADRLTTDRAAVRSTAAQELGLDPARPILVVTGGSLGALSLNTAVSRAAGQLLAQGMQILHLTGRGKSGPVLAAISDIDPTLRPDYHVLEYLAQMDLAYAVADLVVCRSGAGTVCELAALGVPAIFVPLPIGNGEQRLNAMDMVNAGGALLVADQDLTAQWLVDTVNPLLVDGQKLAAMSASARSVGQPDAAQKIVALVAQAAGWEKK, encoded by the coding sequence TTGTCAAAGTCAATCTTGCTTGCCGGGGGCGGCACAGCCGGACACGTGAACCCACTTCTTGCGGTGGCCGACCAGATCCGTGCAACTTATCCGGACGCGGTGATTCGGGTGCTTGGAACAAAAGAGGGCCTGGAATCAGATCTCGTTCCCGCCCGGGGCTTTGACCTCGATCTTGTGCCGCGGGTGCCCATGCCCCGTAAGCCCAGCCCTGCTTGGTTCACGTTGCCTAAAAACTTGAACGCCGCGGTTCGTGCGGCCCGGGAAACGATGGTTACCTATGAGACCGACGTGGTGATCGGTTTTGGCGGCTACGTTTCGACTCCCGCTTACCTCGCGGCGCGCAAACTCGGCGTGCCAGTGGTAATCCAGGAACAAAACGCGCGCCCAGGCCTTGCAAACAGGCTCGGCGCACGGTGGGCATCGGCAATCTCGACTACGTTCGCGCAAACGGCCCTCAAGGGGGCTCAGGTCACCGGCTTGCCGTTGCGTCATGAAATTGCAGACTTAGCGGACCGCCTCACTACGGACCGCGCCGCGGTGCGTAGTACCGCGGCGCAAGAGCTGGGCTTGGATCCTGCCCGCCCAATTCTTGTGGTCACGGGAGGGTCGCTTGGGGCGCTTAGCCTCAATACTGCGGTTAGTCGGGCCGCGGGCCAGCTCTTGGCCCAGGGAATGCAGATCCTGCACCTCACGGGCCGAGGCAAATCAGGGCCCGTGCTTGCCGCAATCTCGGACATCGACCCAACTTTGCGCCCCGATTATCACGTCCTTGAGTACTTAGCGCAGATGGATTTGGCGTATGCGGTTGCGGATCTGGTGGTGTGCCGCTCGGGTGCCGGAACGGTATGCGAGTTGGCTGCGCTCGGTGTTCCGGCGATCTTTGTACCATTGCCAATCGGCAACGGGGAGCAGCGCCTCAACGCGATGGACATGGTCAATGCCGGTGGCGCATTGCTGGTTGCTGATCAGGACCTGACCGCACAATGGTTGGTGGACACGGTAAACCCGTTGCTGGTTGACGGCCAAAAATTGGCCGCGATGTCCGCGTCTGCGCGTAGCGTTGGGCAGCCCGATGCCGCACAAAAGATAGTCGCCTTGGTTGCGCAAGCGGCCGGTTGGGAGAAAAAATGA
- the lspA gene encoding signal peptidase II: MSKNSNAPDEPVTPLEPELAEQETATVAPEIATAAQESSEPESKQSPTTPRRALGAVKALSLLLPVALFVFAADQLTKVWAESALELGDAPIPFIGTFIQFRLIYNPGAALSLASGQTWILTLVSLGVVVFIAIMAKKLVSRAWVLTLGLILGGALGNLYDRLFRAPGFPQGHVVDFLDYGPFIGNVADIAIVGAAILVAILAFTNIPAFEETAEVKE, from the coding sequence ATGTCTAAAAATTCCAATGCCCCAGATGAACCCGTGACCCCTCTTGAACCTGAACTTGCAGAGCAAGAAACAGCCACGGTTGCGCCGGAGATTGCTACGGCTGCGCAAGAAAGCTCCGAACCAGAGTCGAAGCAGTCTCCAACTACGCCACGACGTGCGTTAGGGGCTGTCAAAGCGCTTTCGTTGCTGTTGCCTGTGGCGCTGTTCGTGTTTGCTGCCGATCAGTTGACTAAGGTCTGGGCGGAGAGCGCCCTCGAGTTGGGTGACGCCCCGATTCCGTTTATTGGAACGTTCATACAGTTCCGGTTGATTTACAATCCCGGAGCAGCTCTGTCCCTGGCGAGCGGCCAGACCTGGATCTTGACTTTGGTTTCCCTGGGCGTCGTGGTATTTATAGCGATCATGGCAAAGAAACTTGTCTCGCGCGCTTGGGTGCTCACACTGGGCCTTATCCTTGGTGGCGCACTAGGGAATCTGTACGATCGACTGTTTCGCGCCCCAGGGTTCCCGCAAGGTCACGTAGTAGACTTCCTCGATTACGGTCCATTCATTGGAAACGTAGCGGATATCGCCATCGTCGGCGCCGCTATCTTGGTGGCAATCTTGGCGTTCACTAATATTCCAGCATTTGAGGAAACAGCCGAGGTCAAAGAATGA
- the ftsW gene encoding putative lipid II flippase FtsW, translating into MRQPTKDTDNRSLGERSRKWSQGVWNSPATSYQLVMSSTLALTVIGLIMVLSSSAVDALQVGDSAYSVFSRQLMFAGIGIVLMIVAARVSVTLYQRFAAILMLLGFGLQCLIFTPLAKTVLGNTNWVRIGSFQFQPSEFLKIALCVFLGTAIARRLKSATKWTQVLIPVILASGISIVLVMAGDDLGTALIFFFILAGAVLVAGIPMKHFAIGLGLASVAVGAMAVLKKNRFARIFATYDPQCEESGLCYQVTRGMAGLGSGGLGGVGLGAGREKWSYLPEAHNDFIFAVLGEELGFMGAMTVVILFVLLGVGIVRIIRRHPDPMVKISTAAIGAWIVGQAALNIGVVTKVLPVIGVPLPLVSAGGSALVATLLAIGVLLAFARSEPGAKEAFAARPSVVRRTFAIVSGSSRRARQTSGSSAKE; encoded by the coding sequence ATGCGGCAGCCAACTAAGGACACGGACAACCGTTCGTTGGGTGAGCGTAGCCGCAAGTGGTCCCAGGGCGTTTGGAACTCACCAGCAACGAGCTATCAACTTGTCATGTCAAGCACGTTGGCCCTAACCGTCATTGGCCTCATCATGGTCTTGTCGAGTTCTGCGGTCGACGCGCTACAGGTAGGCGATTCGGCTTACTCGGTCTTTTCCCGTCAACTGATGTTTGCCGGAATCGGCATCGTGCTGATGATTGTGGCCGCACGGGTGTCCGTCACGTTGTATCAGCGCTTTGCGGCGATCCTGATGTTATTAGGATTTGGCTTGCAGTGCCTGATCTTTACCCCCTTGGCAAAGACCGTCTTGGGTAACACTAACTGGGTCAGAATTGGATCATTTCAGTTCCAACCCTCTGAGTTCTTGAAGATTGCACTGTGCGTTTTCCTAGGCACCGCGATCGCCCGGCGTCTGAAATCAGCCACCAAGTGGACTCAGGTGTTGATTCCAGTGATCTTGGCCTCCGGCATTTCAATTGTCTTGGTGATGGCCGGAGACGACCTCGGAACCGCCCTGATTTTCTTCTTCATCTTGGCCGGCGCCGTTCTGGTCGCTGGCATACCGATGAAGCATTTTGCCATTGGGTTGGGCCTAGCTAGCGTTGCCGTTGGCGCGATGGCGGTCTTGAAGAAAAACAGATTTGCTCGAATCTTTGCCACCTACGATCCGCAATGTGAAGAGTCCGGGTTGTGCTACCAAGTCACCCGCGGTATGGCGGGGTTGGGCAGCGGTGGATTGGGTGGGGTAGGTCTTGGTGCGGGACGGGAAAAGTGGTCCTACCTACCCGAGGCGCACAACGACTTTATCTTTGCGGTTTTGGGTGAGGAACTCGGTTTCATGGGCGCCATGACCGTCGTCATCCTGTTTGTGCTACTGGGAGTTGGGATTGTCCGCATCATTAGGCGCCACCCCGATCCGATGGTCAAGATTTCTACGGCAGCGATTGGGGCCTGGATCGTTGGCCAAGCTGCTTTGAACATCGGCGTGGTTACCAAAGTGTTGCCGGTGATTGGTGTGCCCCTGCCGCTCGTGTCTGCCGGGGGCTCGGCTCTGGTTGCAACGTTGCTTGCAATCGGAGTGCTGTTAGCATTTGCCCGGTCGGAACCCGGAGCTAAGGAAGCCTTCGCAGCGAGACCCTCGGTTGTGCGCAGAACATTTGCAATAGTTAGTGGCTCGTCTAGACGAGCACGTCAAACCTCTGGTTCATCAGCAAAGGAATAG
- a CDS encoding TraR/DksA C4-type zinc finger protein translates to MFPNLGKDAGRFLVRDGESKWTAAEAREVAEQLLTESARLEEEIAAADLELSDFLRNSGEGAGDDQADYGSSALEREQELTLLNNTRDVLAQNKHALNRIGLGTFGTCENCEKAVGKARQQAFPRATLCVECKQRQERR, encoded by the coding sequence ATGTTTCCAAACCTGGGCAAGGACGCCGGAAGGTTCTTGGTGCGTGATGGTGAATCTAAGTGGACAGCGGCCGAGGCACGCGAAGTAGCCGAGCAGTTGCTCACCGAAAGTGCGCGTCTTGAGGAAGAAATAGCTGCCGCTGACCTTGAACTCTCCGACTTCCTTAGAAACTCCGGTGAAGGTGCGGGCGATGATCAGGCCGATTACGGATCTTCTGCATTGGAACGCGAGCAGGAACTCACCCTGCTCAACAACACGCGTGATGTCCTAGCGCAAAACAAGCACGCACTGAATCGCATTGGCTTGGGTACCTTTGGTACCTGCGAGAATTGCGAAAAGGCCGTTGGCAAGGCGCGCCAGCAGGCGTTCCCGCGAGCAACATTGTGCGTGGAATGTAAGCAACGGCAAGAGCGGCGTTAA
- the pgeF gene encoding peptidoglycan editing factor PgeF: MTVQVDQIPAHEVHLGAGISAFFTMAGGGVSPAPWKSLNLGPNVRDEPARVLANRARVSKRLGKPVRFATQVHSNAVARLESAGAPGQMSIGEADAIVAVSDEFGLGVLVADCVPILLSDPIAGVIGVAHAGRAGLQNGVIANVIEELEAAGASASSLLVAVGPCICAHCYEVPASMAQSFATETQISPATSNWGTPALDLRAAADTQLRQNGVGNVTHVPHCTYELDQYFSHRRATKNGQTTGRFAGIIGRTSSRSE; encoded by the coding sequence ATGACCGTTCAGGTTGACCAAATCCCGGCCCACGAGGTTCACCTCGGGGCCGGGATTTCGGCATTTTTTACCATGGCCGGCGGAGGAGTGTCGCCCGCGCCGTGGAAAAGTCTAAACCTCGGACCAAACGTCCGTGATGAGCCTGCTAGAGTGCTCGCAAACCGGGCTAGGGTAAGTAAACGATTGGGTAAGCCGGTCAGATTTGCTACTCAGGTGCACTCCAACGCGGTGGCGCGACTTGAGAGTGCTGGCGCCCCGGGACAAATGTCGATTGGCGAGGCGGACGCGATCGTCGCGGTCTCTGACGAGTTTGGCCTGGGAGTTCTGGTAGCGGATTGCGTACCAATTTTGCTCTCGGATCCTATTGCAGGAGTCATTGGGGTCGCCCACGCTGGTAGGGCTGGTCTCCAAAATGGGGTGATCGCGAACGTGATCGAAGAACTTGAAGCAGCTGGGGCATCGGCAAGTAGTCTTCTTGTAGCCGTAGGGCCCTGTATCTGCGCCCACTGCTACGAAGTGCCGGCCAGTATGGCCCAATCGTTCGCAACTGAAACCCAGATCTCACCCGCAACGAGCAACTGGGGAACTCCCGCTCTCGACCTGCGCGCAGCAGCCGATACGCAATTGCGACAAAACGGCGTGGGGAATGTTACCCATGTGCCGCACTGCACATACGAGCTTGACCAGTACTTTTCTCACCGCAGAGCCACTAAAAATGGGCAGACTACCGGACGTTTTGCCGGAATCATTGGGCGCACAAGTAGCCGTAGCGAGTGA
- a CDS encoding DivIVA domain-containing protein — protein MALLTPDEVLNKKFQVTKFREGYDMVEVDDFLDLVLGTLRAVYVENDELKAKLEAAEARVAELSRSAAEGESAPQVEAAQAPAPVEVVEEPVVAPVPVASVEVPAREPEMATGIIQMAQKLHDDHVRAGQEEGDRLISDARAEGSRIVREAEETSSRTLGQLEIEKSTLEAKIDELRTFERDYRIRLKSYLQNLLGDLDQRAAVGGPEDAQI, from the coding sequence GTGGCACTCTTAACACCAGACGAAGTCCTGAATAAGAAGTTCCAGGTAACCAAGTTCCGTGAAGGTTACGACATGGTTGAGGTAGATGACTTCCTCGACCTAGTTTTGGGTACCCTTCGTGCGGTCTACGTTGAGAACGACGAGCTAAAGGCCAAGCTGGAAGCCGCCGAAGCTCGCGTTGCTGAACTAAGCCGTTCCGCTGCTGAGGGTGAATCAGCTCCACAGGTTGAGGCTGCGCAAGCACCTGCACCGGTTGAGGTCGTTGAAGAGCCGGTTGTAGCACCGGTTCCCGTTGCCAGCGTCGAGGTTCCCGCTCGTGAACCAGAAATGGCGACCGGGATCATCCAGATGGCCCAGAAGCTGCACGACGACCACGTGCGCGCCGGTCAGGAAGAGGGCGACCGCCTGATTTCCGACGCTCGTGCTGAGGGATCGCGTATTGTCCGTGAAGCGGAAGAGACTTCGAGCCGTACCCTAGGCCAGCTGGAAATTGAGAAGTCTACACTCGAAGCCAAGATCGATGAGTTGCGCACGTTTGAGCGCGACTACCGCATCCGTCTCAAGTCGTACCTGCAGAACTTGCTAGGTGACTTGGACCAGCGGGCCGCTGTTGGTGGACCTGAAGACGCACAGATCTGA
- a CDS encoding cell division protein FtsQ/DivIB produces the protein MATGATQRQGPAGPQTSRRISSRRVDGVEPTPGDSTATKRTGSQLDTTNAAADPQQAPSGRTPQVHGGATGHGPLAERVPVLSSGMADRLAERAAISRHLRVRKFLWALAAIMTVLIGVWLVWFSPVLALKPHEIKINGTGKYVTTQEVLAAVAPLAGTPLAKVSMATVHESVAAVENVRDVVQTRRWPNGLTITIEERIPVAGVPQDGAFALLDIDGVMVARQDEAPPELPIIELALTKGTETTLKSVLGILEYLPVELLADIESISATSQDSVNLKLRDGITVHWGSSDETALKLEVLQVLRGTALEEGVKVIDLSAPTFPITR, from the coding sequence GTGGCTACCGGTGCAACGCAGCGGCAAGGTCCTGCGGGGCCACAAACCTCGCGGCGGATCTCGTCACGCCGTGTGGATGGGGTAGAACCAACCCCCGGTGACTCAACCGCGACCAAACGCACAGGTTCCCAGCTGGACACTACAAACGCCGCCGCCGACCCGCAACAGGCACCGTCCGGGCGAACCCCACAGGTACACGGGGGAGCCACGGGCCACGGGCCTCTGGCCGAGCGTGTGCCCGTGTTGTCCTCCGGAATGGCGGACCGACTAGCGGAACGCGCAGCTATTAGCAGGCATCTGCGGGTGCGGAAATTTTTGTGGGCCTTGGCCGCGATCATGACCGTACTGATAGGGGTGTGGCTGGTCTGGTTCTCTCCCGTCCTAGCCCTCAAGCCCCATGAAATAAAGATCAATGGCACGGGAAAGTATGTGACAACGCAGGAGGTTCTTGCCGCCGTTGCCCCCTTGGCGGGGACTCCCTTGGCCAAAGTCTCAATGGCAACCGTGCACGAGTCAGTCGCTGCGGTAGAAAATGTGCGCGATGTTGTTCAAACGAGGCGGTGGCCCAATGGGCTGACGATCACCATTGAGGAACGCATACCTGTCGCGGGGGTTCCTCAAGATGGCGCATTTGCGCTCCTGGACATTGACGGCGTAATGGTGGCGCGCCAAGATGAAGCACCACCAGAACTGCCCATAATTGAGCTAGCGTTGACAAAGGGTACGGAAACGACTCTGAAATCCGTGTTAGGGATTCTGGAATACCTACCTGTTGAGCTCTTGGCAGATATTGAGAGCATCTCGGCGACGAGCCAAGACAGCGTGAACTTAAAACTCCGGGACGGAATCACCGTACACTGGGGTAGTTCGGATGAGACAGCACTCAAACTTGAAGTATTACAGGTCCTTCGAGGCACAGCACTTGAGGAAGGCGTGAAGGTCATTGACCTATCTGCGCCGACGTTTCCAATTACCAGATAA
- a CDS encoding RluA family pseudouridine synthase: MTTRTLPVPDGLVGERVDAALSRMLGLSRTLAAQLATQGDVLINGSPAGKSDRLPPNAMLEVTMPNPNAPTGLEIVAEPVPGMIIRYDDDDIVVIDKPIGVAAHPAVGWTGPTVVGALAAAGYQIATSGPAERQGIVHRLDAGTSGLMIVAKSERAYSSLKRGFKERAVTKIYHALVQGHPEPTSGTIDAPIGRHPKHEFKFAVTPDGKDSITHYDVLEMLPSASLLEINLETGRTHQIRVHFSTLRHPCVGDAMYGADPTLATKVGLNRQWLHAMKVGFTHPGTGQWMEVSSEYPADLQHALDVLREDYA; the protein is encoded by the coding sequence ATGACCACGCGCACCCTGCCTGTTCCCGATGGTCTGGTCGGAGAGCGCGTAGACGCGGCCCTTTCGCGCATGTTGGGGTTGTCTCGAACCTTGGCGGCGCAGCTAGCTACCCAAGGCGATGTACTGATCAACGGTTCGCCCGCTGGAAAGTCCGACCGGCTACCTCCAAACGCGATGCTTGAAGTGACCATGCCAAATCCCAACGCCCCAACCGGGCTAGAGATTGTCGCCGAGCCAGTGCCAGGCATGATTATTCGCTATGACGACGACGACATCGTAGTGATCGACAAACCGATCGGGGTCGCAGCTCACCCCGCCGTGGGGTGGACGGGTCCAACCGTCGTTGGCGCTCTTGCTGCAGCGGGCTATCAGATCGCCACGTCAGGTCCTGCGGAACGTCAAGGCATCGTCCACAGGCTCGATGCCGGAACGTCGGGGCTCATGATCGTAGCGAAGTCAGAGCGCGCGTACAGTTCGCTCAAACGCGGCTTCAAGGAACGTGCCGTGACCAAGATTTACCACGCGCTGGTTCAGGGCCACCCCGAGCCTACGAGTGGCACGATCGATGCGCCAATTGGGCGGCACCCAAAACACGAGTTTAAGTTTGCGGTGACACCGGACGGCAAGGACTCAATCACGCACTATGACGTTCTGGAAATGTTGCCCTCGGCATCGCTCCTGGAAATTAATCTTGAAACAGGGCGCACCCACCAGATTCGAGTGCACTTCTCAACCCTTCGCCATCCGTGCGTGGGGGATGCCATGTATGGAGCTGATCCAACCCTCGCTACCAAGGTGGGTCTCAACCGACAGTGGTTGCACGCCATGAAGGTAGGCTTTACCCACCCCGGAACCGGACAGTGGATGGAAGTATCCAGTGAGTACCCCGCGGATCTGCAGCATGCTCTCGACGTGTTGCGCGAGGACTACGCCTAA